From Virgibacillus ihumii, the proteins below share one genomic window:
- a CDS encoding sensor histidine kinase, whose protein sequence is MLQKLSSIRYMYIRSHLYAVFLTTVILLSLLLSVYVLISPDWLSALGIFIFILFYMLIAVVISFYAGFKSGGEMKERLDYLSGLITQFANGNYHSKIYFNENDEITRIGNEMNELGGKLQNQVKSLQRMADEKADFAKSAHKAAVIEERQRLARDLHDAVSQQLFAITMMSEASLRQLDIDPAVAKEQLQDVAESALKAQTEMRALLLHLRPVHLSGEPLRIGIKKLIDELQEKTAMEFKVVIDDELDLSDTVEEHVFRITQEALSNTLRHSKASRVSIEASTRSNELFVHISDNGEGFNLKENTARKTSYGLKTMQERTEELGGTFAIRSTQGEGTYIDLRIPC, encoded by the coding sequence ATGTTGCAAAAATTAAGCAGTATTCGCTATATGTATATCCGTTCTCATTTATATGCCGTATTTCTGACCACTGTCATTCTATTGTCATTGCTTTTGTCTGTGTATGTCCTGATTTCACCTGATTGGCTATCGGCGCTTGGTATTTTTATTTTCATTTTATTTTATATGTTGATTGCTGTTGTCATTTCGTTTTATGCCGGTTTTAAATCAGGCGGGGAAATGAAGGAGCGGCTTGACTATTTATCAGGTCTGATTACGCAGTTTGCCAATGGTAATTATCATTCAAAAATTTATTTTAATGAGAACGATGAAATTACACGAATCGGTAATGAAATGAATGAGCTTGGCGGAAAATTGCAAAACCAGGTAAAATCATTGCAGCGGATGGCTGATGAAAAAGCGGATTTTGCCAAATCGGCGCATAAGGCAGCAGTTATTGAGGAAAGACAGCGGCTTGCCAGAGACCTGCATGATGCGGTCAGTCAGCAGTTATTCGCTATCACGATGATGTCAGAAGCATCATTGCGGCAGCTGGATATTGACCCTGCTGTTGCCAAAGAACAGCTGCAGGACGTTGCCGAAAGCGCCTTGAAAGCACAGACTGAAATGCGTGCACTGCTGCTGCATTTGCGGCCGGTGCATTTATCCGGCGAACCGCTCAGAATTGGTATAAAAAAGCTGATCGATGAGTTACAAGAAAAAACTGCAATGGAATTTAAAGTTGTGATCGATGATGAATTAGACTTATCAGATACGGTGGAAGAGCATGTTTTTCGGATTACCCAGGAAGCGCTGTCAAATACGCTTCGTCATTCGAAAGCCAGTCGTGTGTCAATCGAAGCTTCCACCCGGAGCAATGAGTTATTTGTACATATCAGTGATAATGGGGAAGGCTTTAATTTGAAAGAAAACACTGCAAGAAAAACATCCTATGGGTTGAAAACGATGCAGGAACGCACAGAAGAACTGGGAGGAACGTTTGCCATAAGGTCAACACAAGGAGAAGGTACGTATATTGATTTAAGGATTCCATGTTAA
- a CDS encoding tryptophan transporter codes for MNTRVLIILSLLVGIGAVLHTVVPSVLYGVKPDMMLSMMFLGILLFPKLKYVVLLSIVTGILSALTTMAPGGQIANMIDKPVTGLLFFGLLLLVNKKINPNINAPMLTGIGTIISGTVFLGSALYIVGLMNGAFPALFIAIVLPTAILNTVLMAVVYPVVQRVMKQTQTLSVS; via the coding sequence ATGAATACTAGAGTTTTGATTATTTTGTCATTGCTGGTGGGAATAGGCGCAGTTCTGCATACAGTGGTACCATCAGTTTTGTATGGTGTCAAGCCTGATATGATGCTGTCCATGATGTTTCTCGGAATTTTGCTTTTTCCGAAATTGAAGTATGTGGTTCTGCTGTCAATCGTAACTGGAATATTATCTGCGTTAACGACAATGGCACCCGGCGGACAAATTGCCAATATGATTGATAAACCTGTCACTGGATTGTTATTTTTCGGATTGCTGCTTCTGGTAAACAAAAAAATCAATCCGAATATCAATGCTCCGATGCTGACCGGAATTGGTACAATCATCAGTGGAACCGTATTTCTCGGTTCGGCCCTATATATTGTTGGTCTTATGAATGGTGCATTTCCTGCATTATTTATTGCGATCGTTCTGCCGACAGCAATTTTAAATACTGTTCTGATGGCGGTTGTATATCCTGTCGTCCAGCGGGTCATGAAACAGACGCAAACATTATCCGTTTCATAA
- a CDS encoding YtxH domain-containing protein, which produces MISKKSLLLGVMVGGAISSAATLLSTPASGKDFRNRAKYQGLEWKDMLENLKQDGLRLKNQLTKTSKEGAALVKELTQEMKSSVEEWKLAVEPHQENIYEYLDQIESSLKDLEEKINKQ; this is translated from the coding sequence ATGATTAGTAAAAAATCACTGTTACTCGGTGTTATGGTTGGTGGTGCAATCAGCAGTGCTGCAACACTTCTTAGTACACCGGCATCCGGAAAAGATTTTCGAAACCGTGCCAAATATCAGGGACTCGAATGGAAGGATATGCTTGAAAACCTGAAGCAGGATGGTCTTCGGTTAAAAAATCAACTGACAAAAACCTCTAAAGAAGGGGCTGCCCTGGTCAAGGAACTGACGCAGGAAATGAAAAGCTCTGTTGAAGAATGGAAATTGGCTGTTGAACCACACCAGGAAAACATTTATGAATACCTGGATCAGATTGAATCAAGCCTGAAAGACTTGGAAGAAAAAATTAATAAACAATAA
- a CDS encoding ABC transporter ATP-binding protein, whose product MESLLHIGNLHGGYTHKNVLHGISFDVFPGEIVGLIGLNGAGKSTTIKHVIGLMQAKKGIVSVNGKTFAESPESYRNQMAYIPEMPILYDELTLYEHLRLTAMAYDIPEDVFEKRLQPLLKEFRMEKKLKWFPVHFSKGMRQKVMIMCAFLIEPPLYIVDEPFVGLDPLGIKSYLELMDGMKSNGSGVLMSTHILATAERKCDRFVIIHDGEIRAAGTLEELRKEFDMPEAALDDLYVQLTKEDRHV is encoded by the coding sequence GTGGAATCTTTGTTGCATATAGGTAATCTGCATGGCGGATATACACATAAGAATGTTTTGCACGGTATTTCGTTTGATGTTTTTCCAGGTGAAATTGTTGGTCTGATTGGATTAAATGGAGCGGGAAAAAGCACCACAATTAAACATGTGATCGGGTTAATGCAAGCCAAGAAAGGCATTGTTTCCGTGAATGGAAAAACGTTTGCGGAAAGTCCGGAAAGCTACCGCAATCAGATGGCCTACATACCGGAGATGCCGATTTTGTATGATGAATTGACATTGTACGAGCACTTAAGGCTAACTGCAATGGCCTACGATATTCCGGAAGATGTATTTGAAAAAAGACTTCAGCCACTCTTGAAGGAATTTCGGATGGAGAAAAAACTGAAATGGTTTCCGGTTCATTTTTCAAAAGGGATGCGGCAAAAAGTGATGATCATGTGTGCCTTTTTGATTGAACCGCCATTATACATTGTTGATGAACCGTTCGTCGGGCTGGACCCGCTTGGCATTAAATCGTATCTTGAATTGATGGATGGCATGAAATCCAATGGTTCGGGAGTGTTGATGTCTACCCATATTCTGGCGACAGCAGAGCGGAAATGTGACCGTTTTGTTATCATTCATGACGGGGAAATCCGGGCTGCCGGCACACTGGAGGAACTTCGGAAGGAATTTGATATGCCGGAAGCTGCATTGGATGATTTGTATGTGCAGCTAACGAAGGAAGATCGTCATGTTTGA
- a CDS encoding glycine betaine ABC transporter substrate-binding protein: MFKKFRFIGFAMIVALAVVLAACGGGNEESSDSSNSGSEGESGSSSGVELGEKELTMPYVAWAGAIARTHLIAQVLEKAGYEVETPQVEAGPMWSSVSDGSADITASAWLPTTHQSYWKKYKDSVESINTVIDKAPLALTVPSYMENVNSVEDLKGNKELGEATDWTIVGIDPGAGIMQNTQKALKEYGLDKWQLTASSGSAMLSQLQKKMEDEEKIIVPLWKPHWAFAAMDLKMLKDPKGIYGGDGDHIDIVVNKGLKDKAPAAYKILKQYTADYEQLNALMGKIHEGADPAEVASKYLEEHPDKLDKWLKGVK; the protein is encoded by the coding sequence ATGTTTAAGAAATTTAGATTTATTGGCTTTGCAATGATAGTTGCATTGGCAGTTGTATTGGCCGCATGTGGCGGTGGAAATGAAGAAAGCTCAGATTCCTCAAACAGTGGATCTGAAGGTGAATCAGGCAGCAGCAGTGGTGTGGAACTCGGTGAAAAAGAACTGACAATGCCATATGTTGCATGGGCTGGAGCAATCGCTCGTACACACCTGATTGCACAGGTACTTGAAAAAGCTGGTTATGAAGTGGAAACACCACAAGTTGAAGCTGGTCCAATGTGGTCAAGTGTATCAGATGGGTCTGCTGATATTACTGCATCCGCTTGGCTGCCGACGACTCACCAAAGCTATTGGAAGAAATATAAAGACAGTGTAGAATCGATTAACACGGTTATTGATAAAGCACCACTTGCACTGACAGTGCCTTCTTATATGGAAAATGTTAATTCCGTTGAAGATTTGAAAGGAAACAAAGAACTTGGTGAAGCAACTGACTGGACGATTGTTGGTATTGATCCAGGTGCAGGGATCATGCAGAATACGCAAAAAGCATTAAAAGAATACGGCTTGGACAAATGGCAATTGACTGCAAGCTCAGGTTCAGCAATGCTTTCACAGCTTCAGAAAAAAATGGAAGATGAAGAAAAAATCATTGTTCCACTTTGGAAGCCGCACTGGGCATTCGCAGCAATGGATTTGAAAATGCTGAAAGACCCTAAAGGAATTTACGGCGGTGACGGTGACCATATCGATATCGTAGTTAACAAAGGACTGAAAGATAAAGCACCGGCTGCATATAAGATTTTGAAACAGTATACAGCTGACTATGAACAGCTGAACGCACTGATGGGCAAAATCCATGAAGGTGCAGATCCTGCAGAAGTTGCGTCTAAATATCTGGAAGAACATCCGGATAAATTGGATAAATGGTTGAAAGGCGTAAAATAA
- a CDS encoding ferritin-like domain-containing protein, whose product MNQDLQNLIDGLNEDLSHEYAAAIQYTYSASVVTGLYRSALKPFFEAEINDEMGHALYLAEKIYNIGGTPTTKAADIPQPTEVKDLLEASLQSEKDTIERYEKRKKQADGLGYTELVVKIEDMIADETHHKEEIERLLADPRVS is encoded by the coding sequence ATGAATCAAGATTTACAAAATTTGATAGATGGTCTCAATGAAGACCTCTCACATGAGTATGCTGCAGCAATTCAATACACGTACAGTGCATCGGTCGTCACAGGACTGTACCGTTCCGCCTTAAAGCCCTTTTTCGAGGCTGAAATAAACGATGAGATGGGACACGCTCTCTATCTGGCGGAAAAGATCTATAATATCGGCGGAACACCGACAACAAAAGCAGCTGATATCCCGCAGCCAACAGAGGTAAAAGACCTGCTTGAAGCTTCTCTGCAATCTGAGAAAGATACGATTGAGCGCTACGAAAAACGCAAAAAGCAGGCAGACGGACTGGGATATACAGAACTCGTCGTTAAAATCGAAGACATGATAGCCGATGAAACACATCATAAAGAAGAAATTGAACGATTACTCGCAGACCCGCGAGTTTCCTGA
- a CDS encoding disulfide oxidoreductase, which produces MGNSKSNETLLMLIWGQSFIALLGSLFYSEIMGYVPCELCWYQRILMYPLVIIYGAAAIKKDITIALPGLVMSGIGMCVSVYHYLVQKLPALADAGNSCGLVPCNAEYVNYFGFITIPFMAGVAFIVIFVLHIILMKQQGGK; this is translated from the coding sequence ATGGGAAATTCCAAGTCAAACGAAACACTGCTTATGCTTATCTGGGGACAATCATTTATCGCTCTTCTGGGGAGTCTGTTTTACTCGGAAATTATGGGATATGTCCCATGTGAGCTATGCTGGTATCAACGGATTTTGATGTATCCGCTCGTTATCATTTATGGTGCAGCTGCCATAAAAAAAGATATAACGATAGCGTTGCCGGGCCTTGTTATGAGTGGAATCGGCATGTGTGTGTCCGTTTATCATTATTTGGTACAAAAACTTCCTGCATTAGCAGATGCCGGCAATTCATGCGGATTAGTACCATGTAATGCTGAATATGTAAATTATTTCGGATTTATTACCATTCCTTTTATGGCCGGGGTTGCATTTATTGTGATTTTTGTTTTGCATATCATCCTGATGAAACAGCAGGGAGGGAAATAA
- the liaF gene encoding cell wall-active antibiotics response protein LiaF translates to MGGGFFRLLIAVVLIIAGAVLVLENIGIVDINMDNAWLFIYPSIFVLFGLKWMIDKIRHKGGSWIFGSFFFIFGSLLLLDRFDVITFHFWDVVKLWPLLIVYIGFSFISKPKRVKVIHTSTDENDKQIKTEKYDSSYFSVGEYDYTQPNWKVEPMNLKSMAGDFYMDFSKAFIPEKEIPISIKSLAGDVHILIPENVAFRVDASAKAGDIDIAGQKAEGINRRLRYETNDYPSAVKKLDIHVTLKAGSIRVVTV, encoded by the coding sequence ATGGGCGGAGGTTTTTTTCGGCTTCTGATTGCAGTGGTGCTGATAATAGCCGGAGCTGTGTTGGTTTTGGAAAATATCGGTATTGTGGATATAAATATGGATAATGCATGGCTGTTTATTTATCCGTCTATTTTTGTTCTGTTTGGACTGAAATGGATGATTGATAAAATCAGGCATAAAGGCGGAAGCTGGATTTTCGGGTCATTTTTCTTTATCTTTGGTTCGCTGCTGCTTCTTGACAGGTTTGATGTCATTACGTTTCATTTCTGGGATGTTGTGAAATTGTGGCCATTGCTGATTGTGTATATCGGATTTTCGTTTATCAGCAAACCGAAGAGAGTGAAAGTTATTCATACATCAACTGACGAAAATGATAAACAGATAAAGACAGAAAAATACGATAGCAGTTATTTTTCAGTTGGTGAGTATGATTACACACAGCCGAACTGGAAAGTGGAACCGATGAATCTGAAGAGCATGGCCGGCGATTTTTACATGGATTTCTCCAAAGCATTTATTCCGGAGAAGGAAATTCCGATTTCCATCAAATCACTGGCAGGGGATGTGCATATTCTGATTCCGGAAAATGTTGCTTTCCGGGTAGATGCGTCAGCAAAAGCCGGTGACATTGATATAGCAGGTCAAAAAGCGGAAGGGATCAACAGACGCCTGCGGTACGAAACGAATGATTATCCATCTGCGGTAAAAAAATTGGATATACACGTTACTCTCAAGGCAGGATCCATTCGGGTTGTAACCGTATAG
- a CDS encoding ABC transporter permease, with translation MFDSHDFFKKRLSAHFKELSRYTRYILNEHIAFAMFFFVAAMAYYYQQWLKDLPENFPVALIAGVVFGLLVSYSPVRTLLQEPDLVFLIPAETKMDAYFRDAIISSFVVQLYVLLLAGGALGPLYFAAYPDRAGNIYILILAVVLIFKLWNLFTNWWMLKIREPGIRQVDLLARTLLNMAVFYFLVKGEMLLAGITTILFVFVFLYDLMVSRKQTGVLWDLLLEKDQHRMHTFYRMANMFADVPHLKNRVKGRHWLVSMVSRVPFVKKHTFDYLYRITFIRSSDYLGMYLRLIVIGGLFIFFIPNLWMKAIFALLFIYMSSFQMITLYHHHRTVMWLDLYPIPLKVRQQSMIKLLFQLTLLQTIVFTVLLLGMGEWFAALIVIAAGMAFNYIFQNGYVKKKIM, from the coding sequence ATGTTTGATTCTCATGATTTTTTCAAAAAGCGGCTGTCTGCCCATTTTAAGGAACTTAGCCGGTACACACGTTACATATTGAATGAGCACATCGCATTTGCCATGTTTTTTTTCGTGGCAGCGATGGCTTATTATTACCAGCAGTGGCTGAAGGATCTTCCCGAAAATTTCCCGGTTGCTCTGATTGCAGGAGTTGTATTCGGGCTGTTGGTCAGCTACAGTCCGGTGCGGACATTGTTGCAGGAGCCTGATCTTGTTTTTCTGATTCCGGCTGAGACGAAAATGGATGCATACTTCCGCGATGCCATCATTTCCAGTTTTGTTGTCCAGCTTTATGTGCTCCTGCTTGCCGGAGGAGCTTTGGGGCCATTGTATTTCGCTGCTTATCCGGATCGGGCAGGTAATATATACATACTGATTCTGGCAGTTGTGCTGATTTTTAAGTTGTGGAATCTGTTTACCAACTGGTGGATGCTGAAAATAAGGGAACCGGGTATTCGTCAGGTTGATTTGCTTGCCCGTACCTTGTTAAATATGGCTGTTTTCTATTTTCTTGTAAAAGGTGAAATGCTGCTTGCAGGCATCACAACGATTTTATTTGTTTTCGTCTTCTTATACGATTTAATGGTTTCCAGAAAACAAACGGGCGTGCTGTGGGATTTGCTGTTGGAAAAAGATCAGCATCGGATGCACACGTTTTACCGGATGGCCAATATGTTTGCAGACGTTCCACATTTGAAAAACCGGGTTAAAGGGAGACATTGGCTGGTGTCAATGGTCAGCCGCGTACCGTTTGTCAAGAAGCATACCTTTGACTATTTGTACCGGATTACCTTTATCAGGAGCAGTGATTACCTTGGAATGTATCTCAGGCTGATTGTGATTGGCGGCTTGTTTATCTTTTTTATTCCAAATCTGTGGATGAAGGCTATTTTTGCTTTGCTGTTTATTTACATGAGCAGCTTTCAGATGATTACATTGTATCATCACCATCGCACCGTCATGTGGCTTGATTTGTATCCAATCCCGTTAAAGGTCAGGCAGCAGTCAATGATAAAGCTGCTGTTTCAGCTGACCCTCCTGCAGACGATTGTTTTTACAGTGTTGCTGCTTGGAATGGGTGAGTGGTTCGCCGCTTTGATTGTAATTGCTGCCGGAATGGCGTTTAACTACATTTTTCAGAACGGATATGTAAAGAAGAAAATAATGTAA
- a CDS encoding phosphatase PAP2 family protein: protein MRRKDFSLFVILFSIMAVITGTWIVKLVNGYVLYVDQWTRELVSELAGSYVFTIFRWITELGSGTFLTPFTIIMSIVLWRLYHDWLVAVIFGLGTLSSHGLNVLIKILVERDRPSIFAAADAEGYSFPSGHAMMSTVCYGLLSYFLAKKIENNTASAIMYVGFLLLIFLIGISRYIINVHYLTDVLGGFFFGSLCLCALVLIYKAVQKKRSGSPS, encoded by the coding sequence GTGCGAAGGAAAGATTTTTCTTTATTTGTCATTTTATTTAGTATAATGGCAGTAATAACAGGGACCTGGATTGTTAAGCTTGTAAATGGTTATGTATTGTACGTGGATCAATGGACCAGAGAGCTTGTTTCTGAGCTGGCGGGATCGTATGTTTTTACAATTTTCCGATGGATAACAGAGCTTGGATCAGGAACGTTTTTGACCCCATTCACGATCATCATGTCCATCGTTTTATGGCGTTTGTATCATGATTGGCTTGTGGCAGTTATTTTTGGATTAGGAACGTTATCCAGCCATGGATTGAATGTTTTGATAAAAATCCTTGTGGAAAGGGATCGTCCCAGTATTTTTGCTGCAGCTGATGCGGAAGGTTACAGTTTTCCTTCCGGCCATGCGATGATGTCCACAGTTTGTTATGGCTTGCTTTCCTATTTTCTTGCCAAAAAAATCGAAAATAACACAGCTTCAGCGATTATGTATGTTGGTTTTCTATTGCTTATCTTCTTAATTGGCATAAGCAGGTACATCATTAATGTGCATTACCTGACCGATGTGCTTGGCGGTTTCTTTTTTGGCAGTCTATGTCTGTGTGCACTGGTTCTTATATATAAAGCAGTGCAAAAAAAGCGCAGCGGTTCTCCGTCTTGA
- a CDS encoding response regulator transcription factor: MVRVVVVDDHEIVRKGIVSYLRTEEDIEIAGEASSGNDGAAIILDTKPDVVLMDLIMENGTGIEATEKVMRELPSCRIIILTSYYDNEQVIPAIEAGAFSYILKTSSAREIAAAIKKAAAGENVIEPKVAGQMMTNFRRSPKKAHEELTERELEVLLCIGDGLTNQEISDKLFIGIKTVKTHVSNILSKLDVHDRTQAAVYVHKNALSKKEN; encoded by the coding sequence ATGGTTCGTGTAGTTGTAGTGGATGATCATGAAATTGTCCGAAAAGGGATTGTTTCCTATTTACGGACTGAAGAAGATATTGAAATTGCCGGGGAAGCATCCAGCGGGAATGATGGGGCAGCTATTATTCTGGATACCAAGCCAGACGTTGTTTTAATGGATCTTATTATGGAAAACGGCACCGGGATTGAGGCAACTGAAAAGGTCATGAGGGAGCTGCCTTCATGCAGGATTATAATTTTGACAAGTTACTATGACAATGAACAGGTTATCCCTGCGATTGAAGCCGGTGCATTTAGCTACATTTTAAAAACATCTTCCGCCCGGGAAATTGCAGCAGCAATTAAAAAGGCTGCGGCAGGTGAAAATGTTATCGAACCAAAAGTTGCCGGCCAAATGATGACTAATTTTCGGCGCAGTCCGAAGAAAGCGCATGAAGAATTAACAGAGCGTGAATTGGAAGTGCTTTTGTGTATTGGCGACGGCCTGACCAATCAGGAAATAAGTGATAAGCTTTTTATTGGTATAAAAACGGTTAAAACCCATGTCAGCAACATTTTATCAAAACTGGATGTGCATGACCGTACACAGGCAGCGGTGTATGTTCACAAAAATGCCTTATCTAAAAAAGAAAACTAG
- a CDS encoding M20 family metallopeptidase, whose product MLHDIHKQLDEYYSEMVEIRRYLHQYPELSFQETETAKYIADFYKKLGIPHETKVGGNGVIATLKGGKPGKTIALRADFDGLPIQDQKDVPYKSKVDGVMHACGHDGHTASLLILAKTMKAFQEQLPGTIVFLHQHAEEYAPGGAKPIIESGALNHVDAVFGTHLWATTPFGVLKTSKHAFMAGADRFNLTIQGKGGHGGYPHETKDAIVIGSQIVSELQQIVSRRLDPLETAVITIGEFNAGSAFNIIADTAELVGTVRHLNTDVQEQVIQEIQKIIKGVCVGHDVTYDLNYEKGYPPLINNEREADLVLKASKKVPEIKKAEEVKPVMAGEDFAYYTMEKPGAYFFTGAKIEGQGYPHHHPKFDIEERALPVAAKTLITAYFDFQEQSLEK is encoded by the coding sequence GTGCTGCATGATATACATAAACAGCTGGATGAATATTATTCCGAGATGGTGGAAATCCGGCGCTATCTTCATCAATATCCGGAGCTTTCTTTTCAGGAAACGGAAACGGCAAAATATATTGCTGATTTTTATAAAAAATTGGGAATCCCGCACGAGACGAAAGTTGGCGGAAATGGTGTCATTGCTACATTAAAAGGCGGGAAACCGGGGAAAACCATTGCACTGAGGGCTGACTTTGATGGACTTCCCATTCAAGATCAAAAGGATGTTCCCTACAAGTCAAAAGTAGACGGTGTCATGCATGCCTGTGGACATGACGGGCATACCGCAAGTCTGCTCATTCTTGCCAAAACAATGAAAGCTTTTCAGGAACAATTACCGGGAACGATTGTGTTTTTACATCAACATGCCGAGGAATATGCTCCCGGCGGCGCGAAACCGATCATCGAATCGGGTGCGCTGAATCATGTTGATGCCGTTTTTGGAACACATCTGTGGGCAACGACCCCGTTTGGTGTTTTGAAAACGTCAAAACACGCATTCATGGCGGGCGCAGACCGGTTTAATCTTACCATCCAGGGTAAAGGCGGCCACGGCGGCTATCCGCATGAAACAAAGGATGCCATCGTAATTGGCTCGCAAATCGTTTCCGAACTGCAGCAAATTGTCAGCAGACGGCTAGATCCGCTGGAAACTGCAGTTATCACAATCGGGGAGTTTAATGCGGGATCAGCTTTTAATATTATCGCTGATACGGCAGAACTCGTCGGGACAGTACGTCATTTAAATACGGACGTCCAGGAACAGGTTATACAGGAAATCCAGAAAATTATCAAAGGTGTTTGTGTGGGGCACGATGTCACATATGATCTGAATTATGAGAAAGGCTATCCCCCATTAATAAACAATGAACGTGAAGCGGATCTAGTTTTAAAGGCAAGTAAAAAGGTGCCGGAAATTAAAAAAGCCGAAGAAGTTAAGCCGGTAATGGCCGGGGAAGATTTCGCTTATTATACGATGGAAAAGCCCGGAGCGTACTTCTTTACCGGTGCAAAAATAGAAGGCCAGGGCTATCCGCACCACCATCCGAAATTTGACATTGAAGAACGCGCATTACCGGTTGCCGCGAAAACACTGATTACCGCATATTTTGATTTCCAGGAACAAAGTTTAGAAAAATGA
- a CDS encoding ABC transporter permease, with protein sequence MDNMHNLFPKLPLAEWIESFVDFLTDNFEAFFESVSNGISFVSEGFVTLLAFIPPLVFVVALALIAWWIVNWKLGLFTLIGMGLINNLGYWPETIETIALIIISVLIAIIIGVPIGIWMSQKASVQAIITPILDFMQTMPAFVYLIPAVVFFGVGMVPGVISTIIFATPPTVRLTNLGIRQVDEELIEASNAFGSSTGQRLTKVQIPLAMPTIMAGINQTIMLTLSMVVIASLVGAPGLGTVVYRAITQIQIGTGFEGGLALVILAIVLDRITQGANKEDK encoded by the coding sequence ATGGATAATATGCATAACTTATTTCCAAAGCTCCCACTAGCAGAATGGATTGAGTCGTTTGTCGATTTTCTGACAGACAACTTTGAGGCGTTTTTTGAGTCGGTATCAAATGGAATATCTTTTGTTTCGGAAGGTTTCGTTACATTACTTGCATTTATCCCACCGTTGGTATTCGTTGTTGCGCTTGCACTGATTGCCTGGTGGATTGTCAATTGGAAGCTTGGGCTATTCACGTTGATTGGAATGGGTCTGATTAATAACCTTGGATATTGGCCGGAGACAATTGAAACAATCGCTCTGATTATAATCTCTGTTTTGATAGCAATTATAATCGGGGTACCAATTGGGATCTGGATGTCGCAAAAAGCTTCGGTACAGGCAATTATTACGCCGATCCTTGATTTTATGCAGACAATGCCGGCCTTCGTCTACCTGATTCCAGCGGTTGTCTTTTTTGGTGTCGGGATGGTGCCAGGTGTTATTTCGACTATCATCTTTGCGACACCACCGACAGTACGTCTGACGAATCTTGGTATCCGTCAGGTGGATGAAGAGTTAATCGAAGCATCCAATGCGTTTGGCTCGTCTACAGGGCAACGCCTTACAAAGGTTCAGATACCACTAGCAATGCCAACAATAATGGCTGGAATTAACCAGACAATCATGTTAACTCTTTCCATGGTTGTTATTGCATCTCTGGTTGGTGCACCTGGTCTTGGTACAGTTGTTTACCGAGCCATCACACAAATACAGATTGGAACCGGTTTTGAAGGCGGACTTGCGCTGGTTATTCTTGCTATAGTTCTGGATCGTATTACACAGGGTGCAAATAAAGAGGATAAATAA
- a CDS encoding HIT family protein, whose product MSHEDCIFCKIIDGDIPSAKVYEDDKVYAFLDISQVTKGHTLVIPKTHTKNIYETPPEVASELFARVPKIAAAIKERYSPIGMNLLNNNEEPADQSVFHLHIHIIPRYGDGDGFSSNWNTHGDDYSTEELQQIAAAINEKI is encoded by the coding sequence ATGAGTCATGAAGATTGTATTTTCTGTAAAATTATTGATGGGGATATTCCTTCAGCAAAAGTTTATGAGGATGACAAAGTATACGCATTTCTTGATATCAGCCAGGTAACCAAAGGACATACACTTGTTATTCCAAAAACACATACCAAGAATATTTATGAAACCCCACCGGAAGTAGCAAGTGAATTATTTGCCCGGGTTCCAAAAATTGCTGCTGCCATTAAGGAGCGTTACAGTCCGATTGGGATGAATCTGCTCAACAATAATGAAGAACCAGCGGATCAGTCCGTATTTCACTTACATATTCATATCATACCAAGATATGGTGATGGAGACGGTTTTTCATCCAATTGGAATACACATGGCGATGATTATTCCACCGAGGAACTCCAGCAAATCGCTGCTGCCATTAACGAAAAGATATAG